The Aeoliella mucimassa genome includes the window GGCCGTTTTGCGATGGTGAATCGCTTCCAGTCGCTCGCGGCTATTGTTCTCGGCAGCACCGGCCAGGTCGTCGGCCTGGCCACCTACGAGCAGCGTCGCCCCAGCGGCTTGTCCCAACGCAGCACACGCCCGAGCGGCCACGCTGGCCGGGGTAAGCTCGGTGGCCAGCACCTCGAAGGCCCGCGCCTGTAGCGCGTCGCCCACCAGGATGGCCGTGGCTTCGTCGAACTTGCGATGGCAGGTCGGCATGCCGCGACGTAGGTCGTCGTCGTCCATCGCAGGAAGATCGTCGTGCACCAGCGAGTAGGCGTGGATCATCTCCACCGCACAGGCGGCGGGCATCGCTCGTTCGATGGTGCCACCGCAAGCCTTGGCCGCGAGCATGGCTAGCAGCGGGCGTAACCGCTTACCGGGAGCCAGCACCGCATAACGCATGGCCTCGCTTAGACGTTCGGGGCAACCAGCGTCGAACCGCAAACGTTGGTCGAGAGCTTGTTCGACCTCCCCACGCATCGAATCCAATTCGGCAAGCAAGTCGGCAGGCGGGGCGGTATCGGACACGGCAATTCGAATCGCGGCTAAGCGGAGGGTGATGATTACAAAGACGGCTAAACGCGTGGGCTTCTCACTCGACGGTGCGGGCAGGATCGCCGCTGCACACTCTCCCCTGGTCCAAGCCTATTATACTAGAACAGGGTGCCGTGGTCGTCCCCGCCGCCGCCGCGACGGCGGGTTCTCGCCTGTTTTTTTGCCTCGAGGCTCTCGTGCTGCTCGTCCTCAAATGGCACGGTCACCGGGTTTCCGGCGGCATCCACTCCCGAAAGCAACTCGATTCTCCGAGTAGCTTGCTCCAATTGGGCATGGCATTGTTTTAGGTGGGCGATGCCTTGTTCATAACGCTCGAGGGCGTCGCCAAGCCCCAACTCGCCTGTTTCCAGGTCGCCGACGATGGTTTCCAACTCGGCCAGCGACTCTTCAAACGTCAGAGTCGATTCTTCCGAGGGTTTGCGTTTGACTTTTTTCTTGGCCATGTGTGCTGACTTCCGTTTGCTTACTCATCGACCGAGTCGATGGTGCTGGTTACCTGTCCATGTTCGAGTCGTGTGACCAGTCGATCTCCCACAGCGACGTCGTCAGACGATCGGACGACTCGACCCGACTCGGCGTGCTGCGTCACACTGTATCCGCGACTGAGCACCGCCAGCGGACTGAGCGATTCGAGCTTGCCGCTAAGCGTGGCCAGTTGATGACGGTTGTTAGTGGTGATACTCGTGACCGCGCGACGTGCGCGAGCGTCGAGTTCGTCCACGCGACGTGCGCGGTCGAGCACCGATGTATGCGGGTTGGCAAACACTCGCCGGGCGGCTAGCGAATCGATCCGCTGCTTGCCCAAGGTCACTTGTCGCCGAATGGAGTTATGAAGCCGATCGCCAAAGCGAGTGAGCTGCGCGATCACCTCATCGGACGAAGGAACCACCCGCTCGGCCGCTTCGCTCGGAGTTAGTGCCCGCACGTCGGCCGCCAGGTCGCTGAGCGATACATCGATCTCATGCCCAACTGCGCTGACCGTCGGGATGTTCGATGCCGCGATCGCTCGCACAACAGGCTCTTCGTTAAACGCCCATAAGTCTTCCAGGCTGCCACCCCCGCGGCCGACAACCAGCACGTCGAGCGGGGGATCGAGCTGGTTTGCCATGCGAATGCCAGCGGCAATCTCTTCGGCGGCTCCGTCGCCTTGCACGCGAGCGGGTATCACCAGCACTTCGATGCCAGCCCAACGTCGTCGCAACACTTCCAGGAAGTCGCGAATCGCGGCACCTGTGGGACTCGTCACGAAACCGATGCGGCGGGGGAAGCGGGGGAGCGGGCGTTTGCGCTGCGGATCGAACAGCCCTTCGGCGGCTAGCTTCTCTTTGAGCTGACGTAGCGCAAGCTCCAGAGCTCCCACGCCTTGCGGATGGGCTTGGTCGATCACCAGTTGGTAACTGCCACGCGGGGCGTAGAGGTCAAGATGCCCGTGACAAACAAGTTCGACCCCATCGGCCAACTTGAAGGGGAACTTACTGGCGGTGCCGCGCCAGATGACCGCGCGAATCTGTGCTTTGTCGTCCTTGAGCGTCAGGTAGCAATGGCCCGACTGCGGCCGGGCGAAGTTCGACACTTCGCCGGCGACCCACACGCTGGTAAAGCTTTCCTCGACCACCCCTTTGATCTGAGCGGTGAGCTGACTGACCGACATGGCGGACTGGTCGCTCGTACCCAGCGGTGCGTCTTGGTGGGAGGAAGCTGCAGGCATGCGGTCGACAGGGGGCAGGTTGCTGGGTGGTGGACGGGAATGCGGTATTCTGGCAGGAAATTGCCAGACGCACACCCCCCGCTGGCATTAGGCGGCGCGACGCTCGACGAGCATAGGAATCGTGGGTTCGTTCACCACAGTCGGTTCCAGCGGCCAGGTGGGCTGGCAGAACGCGGCTTCCTCGCCCTCGCGGCGAACTCCGCTCTCGGCCCAAAGGGTGGCTTCTTCGGTGAGTTCGGTCATGAACGACTCGACCGCTTCGCGATATTGCTTTGTCTGCTCGCGGTCGATCCCTGCTGGGATAAGAATCGGAGGACCCACGATCGCCCGAGCGCGGCTGAAGGGTTTGGGGACCGCAAAGCGATCCCAGCTGTTGAAACGCCAGGGACGATCGTAGCCGAACCCCATGGCAATGAGTGGCAAACCGGTACGCGAGGCAAGGTAAATCGGGCCGTCGGCCATCTTCCGGCGGGGGCCGCGGGGGCCATCTGGCGTGATGGTCAGGTGCTGCCCGCCGCTCAGTCGCATGAGTTGCTTCAATGCGTCTTGGCCACCTCGGCCAGTGGAACCACGCACGGTGCCGAATCCACTCAAACGGGCGACAACCGCCAGGATGTCGGCATCACGGTGCCGGCTTAGCAGCATCGACAGGTTGCTATGGCCCCGTAGGTGCAACGGAAACAGGATGTTCTCATGCCAGAAAATATAAATGCCTGGCTGCGAAGCACGAATCGGATCGAGCGAGCGATCGTAGTACAGCACGCGATAGTCCAGCGTACCCATCCACGCGTGAATCGCACGCGTGGTCAGAAATCCCAGGAGTCCAGTTCCAAACGTTCGCATGGAGGATGAGTCCCTGCAAGCACCAATACCGATCATTAGCCGGCGGATCCTTTACTCGCCAGCGGGAAACCACTCGCCGCTAAACACTTCAACGGCTGGACCTGTCATATACACATGATTGTCGGTTTCGTTCCACTCCAATTCGAGCCGACCTCCTAGTAAATCGATTTCCACGCAACGTTCGGTCCGCCCAGTGAGTACGCCGGCCACGCATACCGCACTGGCACCGGTGCCGCATGCTAGCGTTTCGCCGCTGCCGCGTTCCCAGGTGCGTTGGCGGAGTTGGGTGCGGCTGATTTGCTCGACAAACTCCACGTTCACCCGATTGGGGAAGGCGGGATCGTGCTCGATCTGAGGCCCAACGCCGAACACGAGGTCGTCGCTAGCATGGGCGACGAAAATAACACAGTGCGGATTTCCCATCGATACCGCGGTAACGCGATACAGGTTGCCATCGCATTCGAGCGGGGCCTCAACTACTTGCTTACCCCCCAATCGCGTGGGGATCTGTGCGGCCTCGAGCACTGGCTCGCCCATATCAACGCGCACCCGGTCGACCTTACCGCCGTTGGTGGAGAGCTCGAGCGTCAGCACGTTTCCGCCCGATTCGATGGTGAGCGTCTCTTTCTTGGCCAGTCCATGGTCGTACATGTACTTGGCGACGCAGCGGATGCCGTTGCCGCACATTTCGCTGTACGAACCATCCGCGTTGTACATCCGCATCTCGGCGTCCGCCCGCTCGCTGGGGCAGATGAGAATCAGACCGTCGCCGCCGATGCCAAAGTGCCTGTCGGCCGCTGCAATGGCGAGTTGCTCGATGTTGCTCGGTAAGTCTTGGCGGAAGCAATCGACGTACACATAGTCGTTGCCGGCGCCGTGCATTTTGGTGAATCGCATGGTCGATGTCGCAGTAGAGCAGTGGAAAGGTCGTGGCAACCGCGCAGGCGGTTGGCACTCCGACGCGCAACAAGTATTAGACCAATTTCGCAGCCTATTTTCTACAACCGGTTAGGTGGTTGGTCGACTGCTGTACTGCGGCTTCGTGCCTTAGCCCATTAGGTCCAACCGTCCCCCCGACTGCCCGGTAGGGTCGATGCTCTTCGGTAGCTCGGCGGCAGGCGTGGGCTCGTGCGTGTCGACCTGCTCCGCGTGCTGTTCGGAGGGGAGGTCGTCTTCCCACATGCGGCGGCCATCGGCATCGCGATCGCCCGCTCCTTGGTCCTCTTCCGTGGTACCGATGCCCGAGGCTTTCTCCGACCGGTCCGCAGCGTCGGTGCCACGTTCGCTGGCAGCGTTGGCCTGCTGGGCTCTTTCGGTTTCCGAACCACGTGTTTGCGACAGCGGTGCACCTGCCGCGCTTCCTTGAACGCCACCGAATGATCCAATGCTCATTGTGGTATCGAAGGGCTGAGGGTTGGAGGAAAGGGCAGCCATCGGGTGGCTGAACAGTAAGCATCTCCCTATGCAAACTTAGCTTGCGGTAGGGATACTGACTGTCGGCCTTCGGTGGCTTACGGCTTTATCGAGTCCAAAACCCTCGCTGCGTGGGTGGGGTTGCGACGTTTTCTCCTCCGAGTTGCTCCATCAATTCGTTCACCGCAGGCAACGGGGCACGTTCTACTTGGGCATTTTCAGCGGGGCCAGTCACTTTTATCAACAACAAATTCGCACTCGCCTGACCAATCATCGAGCGTAACAGGGGAATATTAAAGTCGTTTCGGCCGACCGTGGAGTAGAACTTCAGGTCGAGTTGGCGATCGAACGTCGTGGTGCCTTGGCCGTACAGGCTCAAGGCGTCGCCCAACAAGCTAAGCTCACTAAACCGGATGAGCTGGCCATCGATCTTGAACTGGGCGTCGATGCCGTTGAAGGCTGTCTTGTCGGGCACGCGGTTCCGCAGCACCTTGAGCATACGAGCCATCACTGGTAGTTCGTAGAGCTGAGCATCACGCACAGTAACCCGCCCGCCGCCCCGCAGGAGATCAAGACTTCGCCCCATACCTTGCAACGTCGCCTGGCCCGACATCGTGCCCGACAGCTCTACCGAACCGCCCAGGTAATCGGTCGAGAGTCGCTGTAGGTCGCAATCGTCGAGATCGAAGTTGAACGTGTAGAACTTGCCAGTTTCCATCGGCACGTGCGAGTCGAAGGCCAGCTTGCCGCCATACAGATTGGCTTCGATGCGCTGCAGTTGACTGGTGCGGCCAGTTAGCTGGTTGATGCGTTCTTCGGCGCCGCGACCTAGCCAGCACTCGTAGGCGTCGACATACAGTGGCCCTCGCACTTGGGTGAACTGCATGTTGTTCCAGAACACACTATCGAGTTCCAAACGACCCGTGGTAAATCGCAAACTTCCTTCGTGATGACCTGCCAGGTGCACGATGCCGGTCACGCTTCGCAGTGGCAGGCCTAACTCAAGATTGTTCTGCTGCAGGCCGAGTGACACTTTCCAGTCGCTCGTAACCTGGGTGGAACCTGCCGATTCGCGAGAGAAGCGAAGGATGCCGTTGTGAATGGAAAAAGTGCCGCTCGGTTTTAGGTAATCCATGACCTTACCAATGCTCGAAGCGGCCGCTTCCTTGAGTTCGTAGTTGGCCGAGAGCCGGTCGACATTCAGGTTGCGGAACTCAAGCTGCCATCCCCCTTTGTCGTTCGGAACCCAAGAACCATCGGTCTCGAACATGGTTTGCCCATGCTGACCACGCAATCCGTTGAAGGTGACCGTGTTGTTGATCACCACGAAGCTGCCTTGCAGTTTCTCAAGCCGATAGGGGAACGCTTGTGGCTCGATGAACACCAGGTTGTCGATCGGTTGGATCTCGAGGTAGATGTTCGGAGCCGAGTCGGTTTGCAGGCGATGCGCAATGCGGGCGACGAAGTTCACCCGCCCGCTCAGGGGATTCACCGCTCGCCAGGCGTCCTGGTGGGCCGGTGGAAGCGAGTGCAGCAGCGTATCGTCGAGCGGCAACTGCTCCCCTTCGAACCTCAATTGCAATACGTAGAGTCCATCGGGTTGCTTGCTGCAGGTACCGCTAGCTTGCACAACCATCGGCGTATCGGGTTGCTTGCTCACCAGATTCGTGAACGACCAATCGCCATCCGACTCGTGGGCGGTGCCTTCGATGTGATCGAGTGGGTAGCGAAACTTCTCGAACCGTACTCGGGCGTCGTGGAATGTGAGATCGGTCGTAGTATGAGGCTCGCCAATCGGTTGATCGCGTTCGTACTTCCAGTCAATAGAGATATGACCTTCGACGCCAAGGCTGTCGACGATGCGTCGCACCTTGTGTTCGGCTGGATCGATCGCATCGACCAGGCTGTCGGTAATCGGAATGCGTTTGGCCGACACTGCCAGCCACCCCAGTGGTTTGGGGGCATCGTCGCTCGGCGCACACTGGCCAGGGCAGGCGAATCCAGTGAAACGCCCGTTGAGCGTGACCGGTTTCAGGTCGAGCAGGGCAGTGAGGTTCTGGATTTCCATCGCGGGGCCGCTGCCATCGTTCTTGTCGGTGACGACCAGCTTCCCCTTGCCTTCGGTAAGGCGGTAATTGAATTTCTCGCGATCGATGAACGATACCTTCTGACAATCGACCGTCACATTGGGTATCCACTGCTTGCCATCGAACTGACCAGCGATCTCGGCCGAAACCAAACCTCGTGGTTCGAATCGGTGCCAGGCCTCGAGGGCGGAATCGGGAAGCAGCTTTTCGAAGTTGCTGTCGATCGTGAGTTGTTCGGCTCTCGCCCGAAACGCCATTTGGGCGTTGGGACTCCAGCCGCGTCGATCGACCGCTAGCGACAGGGAGGCTTCACCAAGGTTGGCCGACGCCTGCACAATCCGCAACTGCGTGTTCGAGGCGGTGCCCTGGCCGGTAATGTTGGTCACCGGGCGCGGCACGCCAGCCAGTACGACTCGGGCGCCGATCAGCTGATAGTCGACATTCCAGGTCGGCGGTTGGTTCGGTTCCACCCGCCCACTGATGTTCAGATTGGCTTTGCCGCTGACCTCGCTCACGCGGGCGAGCTGCGGAACGTGTTGTCGCAGCGAGTTGGCCGCCGTGGAGCCAAGGTCGAGCCCATCGATCTTGATACTTCCTTCCACGATGCCTGCTCCGGTGTCGGCAGTCGAGTCGAACGTGAACGACTCAGCCAGTTCGCCACCTACGGAACCGGTAATGCGGAACGTTCGCTGCGTGGGGTCGTCGGGAGAGTACTCCATGCAGCGACAGCCGAGGCTTACCTCGCGCAGCGTGACTGGCGAGCACTCTCCGTTGCAGTTGTCGGTTAGGGTGACGATCGCGCCGACTAGTTCGATGTCGGCCGGCTTGCCACCCATCGACGGCGGAGGGAACAGTCGCGAGAGGTTCCACTGACCATCGGTTGCGCGAACCGCTTCGATGCGAGCGGAGCGGATGCGGATGCGTTCGACACGCGACTGACCAGCGAGTAGCGATTCGGTATCGAACGGACCGAGTAGCTGCATCTCCGGCACTTCGGCGATGGCGATCGTGTGACCAAAGCGATCGCGATCGCTGATCACCAGGTCACGGAGCACCACGCCGCGCCCGGTTTCGAAGTGAGCCGAGCCGAGCTTGACGTCGAGTTCGCTGTAGTGATCGGCCAGCAGATTCTCAGCGTAACGTCGTACTTCGTCGTCGAGTCGCAAGTAAAGATACCCGCCGACCAGTAGCGCAATGGCCAGCATCGTGAAGATGCTCCACTTGAACACGAACCAGCAGCTATTAATCAGTCGAGCGAAAATGGCGAGCGATTCCTTGCGCAAGGTATCAAGTCCGTCGGCGCAGGCGCTTCTTGCGCCCCACCGTATTTGGGCGCGAGATAGTAGAAGCTGCCCCCTGATGGGGTCAAGGGAGAAGCCAGGGTGCTAGCAGTTATTTGTCGGCGGACCGCAAGCGTCGCATGCGATGCACTCCGATAACTGCTAGCATGACCGACGCACAGAGCAGCCCTGTCGAGGGCTCGGGAACGCTGGTAGGTCCCGTGAGATGCATCACGAACGCATCCTCGCTGGGCAGCTGGTTGCCTTCGAAATCGCCCCAGGTCGTGCCGACCACATAGAGTCCCCCCGCTGGATCGGCTGAGATCTCATTGGCGTACTGATAATTGCTGTCGCCATACTGCTGGGCGACGACCAGTTCACCGTCGGGGGTGAATTCCAGCACCACCACATCGCCTGCAGTGGTATGGTCCAACGAAAAATCGCCTTTCGATTGCCCCGCAATAAGCAGGTTGCCTTCGAGATTCATCGTCATCGCCAGGGCGTAATCCTCATCGTCGAAACCAGAGTAAGGAGGATCGCTTGACGATACACTTCGCGACCAGACTTGATTGCCAGCAGCATCGAACTTCAGTAGGAAAAGCCCCTGACGCTCGATCTGAGTGCTGCTCTCAATATAGGCGGAGTAAGTAAGATAGGAGTTGCCCGAAGCGTCGGTAACCACATCGATGCCAGAGCCAAGTTCGAGGGTCAAGGCGTTGGGGTCGGGCACATACTCCCACACTAACTGGCCGCTGGAGTCGTACTTATTGAGGAAGGGCAGGGTGCCATCCTCGGTACGACCGGCCAGAAAACTGTTGCCCGCGTGGTCGGTGGTTACCGCCAAACCTGAATCTTCATAGATGTTGTCCTTCTCGACTCTCCATTGCAGTTCACCATTTGGGTTGAACTTCGCCAGCATTGCCGCTCTTCCATACTCATCAAGCATTTGTGGCGCCGTGCTGCCAGCAACAAAGTAGTTGCCATCCAGGTCGGCCGCCCCGTCGGTTACGCCTTCATACTCGCTGCCGCCAAACTGTCGGGTCCAGATAAGATTACCTGACAAATCGAACTTCGACACGAATCCATCTTGGAAGCCATCAGCATAAGTCCCAGCATTGGCAAAGTCGCCTTCGGTATTGCCTCCCACATAGAGGTAGTCGGAATACTTGGTGATGTTAGACGCAAAGTCTCCAAATTCGGTCCCATAACTGACCATCCAATCGACGTTGCCCGAACGGTCGAGCTTGCCGACCATGGCCTCGTACGAACCATCTACGGTCCAGCCAGCAAAGTAGGCACCGTCGGTAGTCGCTTGTACGCCTTGGATGTTCGTCCTGCCTGGTAGATTCGTGAGGTGAACCCAGTCCAAGGGATACTGATCGTGGGAAACCAACGGACCTTTGTGGTCGACAGGTA containing:
- the xseA gene encoding exodeoxyribonuclease VII large subunit; the protein is MPAASSHQDAPLGTSDQSAMSVSQLTAQIKGVVEESFTSVWVAGEVSNFARPQSGHCYLTLKDDKAQIRAVIWRGTASKFPFKLADGVELVCHGHLDLYAPRGSYQLVIDQAHPQGVGALELALRQLKEKLAAEGLFDPQRKRPLPRFPRRIGFVTSPTGAAIRDFLEVLRRRWAGIEVLVIPARVQGDGAAEEIAAGIRMANQLDPPLDVLVVGRGGGSLEDLWAFNEEPVVRAIAASNIPTVSAVGHEIDVSLSDLAADVRALTPSEAAERVVPSSDEVIAQLTRFGDRLHNSIRRQVTLGKQRIDSLAARRVFANPHTSVLDRARRVDELDARARRAVTSITTNNRHQLATLSGKLESLSPLAVLSRGYSVTQHAESGRVVRSSDDVAVGDRLVTRLEHGQVTSTIDSVDE
- a CDS encoding lysophospholipid acyltransferase family protein, coding for MRTFGTGLLGFLTTRAIHAWMGTLDYRVLYYDRSLDPIRASQPGIYIFWHENILFPLHLRGHSNLSMLLSRHRDADILAVVARLSGFGTVRGSTGRGGQDALKQLMRLSGGQHLTITPDGPRGPRRKMADGPIYLASRTGLPLIAMGFGYDRPWRFNSWDRFAVPKPFSRARAIVGPPILIPAGIDREQTKQYREAVESFMTELTEEATLWAESGVRREGEEAAFCQPTWPLEPTVVNEPTIPMLVERRAA
- the xseB gene encoding exodeoxyribonuclease VII small subunit, producing MAKKKVKRKPSEESTLTFEESLAELETIVGDLETGELGLGDALERYEQGIAHLKQCHAQLEQATRRIELLSGVDAAGNPVTVPFEDEQHESLEAKKQARTRRRGGGGDDHGTLF
- the dapF gene encoding diaminopimelate epimerase; translated protein: MRFTKMHGAGNDYVYVDCFRQDLPSNIEQLAIAAADRHFGIGGDGLILICPSERADAEMRMYNADGSYSEMCGNGIRCVAKYMYDHGLAKKETLTIESGGNVLTLELSTNGGKVDRVRVDMGEPVLEAAQIPTRLGGKQVVEAPLECDGNLYRVTAVSMGNPHCVIFVAHASDDLVFGVGPQIEHDPAFPNRVNVEFVEQISRTQLRQRTWERGSGETLACGTGASAVCVAGVLTGRTERCVEIDLLGGRLELEWNETDNHVYMTGPAVEVFSGEWFPAGE
- a CDS encoding SBBP repeat-containing protein, whose product is MKRWQLEALTSLMPAAFSALAVFMSLASEAAAFDPPVVEVPVDHKGPLVSHDQYPLDWVHLTNLPGRTNIQGVQATTDGAYFAGWTVDGSYEAMVGKLDRSGNVDWMVSYGTEFGDFASNITKYSDYLYVGGNTEGDFANAGTYADGFQDGFVSKFDLSGNLIWTRQFGGSEYEGVTDGAADLDGNYFVAGSTAPQMLDEYGRAAMLAKFNPNGELQWRVEKDNIYEDSGLAVTTDHAGNSFLAGRTEDGTLPFLNKYDSSGQLVWEYVPDPNALTLELGSGIDVVTDASGNSYLTYSAYIESSTQIERQGLFLLKFDAAGNQVWSRSVSSSDPPYSGFDDEDYALAMTMNLEGNLLIAGQSKGDFSLDHTTAGDVVVLEFTPDGELVVAQQYGDSNYQYANEISADPAGGLYVVGTTWGDFEGNQLPSEDAFVMHLTGPTSVPEPSTGLLCASVMLAVIGVHRMRRLRSADK
- a CDS encoding polyprenyl synthetase family protein, which produces MSDTAPPADLLAELDSMRGEVEQALDQRLRFDAGCPERLSEAMRYAVLAPGKRLRPLLAMLAAKACGGTIERAMPAACAVEMIHAYSLVHDDLPAMDDDDLRRGMPTCHRKFDEATAILVGDALQARAFEVLATELTPASVAARACAALGQAAGATLLVGGQADDLAGAAENNSRERLEAIHHRKTAAMILVSLELGALTAEASDTFRTALAEYGRRFGLVFQITDDLLDAHGQEQQVGKRLGKDAEHGKLTYVTLVGVDESRRLVAQLVDEAIAALAPLGEKAEPLKLLARMLVDRKK
- a CDS encoding AsmA-like C-terminal region-containing protein, whose protein sequence is MRKESLAIFARLINSCWFVFKWSIFTMLAIALLVGGYLYLRLDDEVRRYAENLLADHYSELDVKLGSAHFETGRGVVLRDLVISDRDRFGHTIAIAEVPEMQLLGPFDTESLLAGQSRVERIRIRSARIEAVRATDGQWNLSRLFPPPSMGGKPADIELVGAIVTLTDNCNGECSPVTLREVSLGCRCMEYSPDDPTQRTFRITGSVGGELAESFTFDSTADTGAGIVEGSIKIDGLDLGSTAANSLRQHVPQLARVSEVSGKANLNISGRVEPNQPPTWNVDYQLIGARVVLAGVPRPVTNITGQGTASNTQLRIVQASANLGEASLSLAVDRRGWSPNAQMAFRARAEQLTIDSNFEKLLPDSALEAWHRFEPRGLVSAEIAGQFDGKQWIPNVTVDCQKVSFIDREKFNYRLTEGKGKLVVTDKNDGSGPAMEIQNLTALLDLKPVTLNGRFTGFACPGQCAPSDDAPKPLGWLAVSAKRIPITDSLVDAIDPAEHKVRRIVDSLGVEGHISIDWKYERDQPIGEPHTTTDLTFHDARVRFEKFRYPLDHIEGTAHESDGDWSFTNLVSKQPDTPMVVQASGTCSKQPDGLYVLQLRFEGEQLPLDDTLLHSLPPAHQDAWRAVNPLSGRVNFVARIAHRLQTDSAPNIYLEIQPIDNLVFIEPQAFPYRLEKLQGSFVVINNTVTFNGLRGQHGQTMFETDGSWVPNDKGGWQLEFRNLNVDRLSANYELKEAAASSIGKVMDYLKPSGTFSIHNGILRFSRESAGSTQVTSDWKVSLGLQQNNLELGLPLRSVTGIVHLAGHHEGSLRFTTGRLELDSVFWNNMQFTQVRGPLYVDAYECWLGRGAEERINQLTGRTSQLQRIEANLYGGKLAFDSHVPMETGKFYTFNFDLDDCDLQRLSTDYLGGSVELSGTMSGQATLQGMGRSLDLLRGGGRVTVRDAQLYELPVMARMLKVLRNRVPDKTAFNGIDAQFKIDGQLIRFSELSLLGDALSLYGQGTTTFDRQLDLKFYSTVGRNDFNIPLLRSMIGQASANLLLIKVTGPAENAQVERAPLPAVNELMEQLGGENVATPPTQRGFWTR